In the bacterium genome, CGATCCTGCGCACGCTGTCCTGGAACTTCCCCGAGCTCGCGACCTGCACGTTGCTGGTCGAGGGCGCCCCGGTCTCGACCCTGGCCGGCCACCTCGACGCCGATCGCCCCTTCATCCTGAAGCGCTGGCGCTGACCCGAAAGGACGACGTGGGACCCATCGGCGTCTTCGATTCCGGCATGGGTGGGCTGACCGTGCTGCGGGAGCTGCGCCGGCGCCTGCCGGCCGAGGACTTCCTCTACTTCGGCGACACGGCCCGCGTGCCCTACGGCACCAAGGGCGAGCGCACGGTGCGCGCCTTCGCGCGGCAGGACGCGTCGTTCCTGGTCAGCCACGGGGCCAAGCTCGTGGTCGTGGCCTGCAACACCGCCTCGGCGTTCGCCATCGACGACCTGCAGCGCACGCTGCCGGTGCCGGTGCTCGGGGTCATCGATCCCGGCGTGGCGACGGCGCTGGCGCGCACGCGCGGCGGCCGCATCGGCGTGATCGCCACGCGCGGCACCGTGGAGAGCGGCCGCTACCAGCAGCAGCTCTCGGCGCAGGTCGGGCCGGAGCGGGTGCTCGCCCGCGCCTGCCCGCTGTTCGTGCCCCTGGCCGAGGAGGGGATGGTCGACCACCCGATCACGCGACTGGTGGCCTGGGAGTACCTCGCCCCGCTGCGCGACGCGGAGGTCGACACGCTGATCCTCGGCTGCACTCACTACCCGTTGCTGAAGCGGATCATCTCCGAGTTCATGGGCCCGCAGACCGTGCTGGTGGACTCGGCCGAGGCGCTGGCCGAGGCGGCGTCGCGGACGCTGGTCGAAGCCGGTCTGCAGCGGGACGCCGGCGGCCCGCCCGGCCGGATGGAATTCTACCTCAGCGACATCCCCTGGATGTTCCAGGAGACGGGCGCCCGTTTCCTCGGGCACCCCATCGACTCGGTCCAGACGGTGAACGTGAACGAAGCCGACTGGGACGGGCACCTCGATCTCGCCGGAAAGGACGCCCCGTGACCGCACGCGCCAACGACCGCAAGCCGATCCAGCTGCGCCCCGTCCAGATGACCCGCGACTACCTGCCGCACGCGGAAGGGTCGGTGCTGATCGAGATGGGCAACACGCGGGTGATCTGCACCGCGTCGCTCAGCCACGGCGTGCCGGGCTGGCTGCGGGGGACGGGACAGGGCTGGGTCACCGCCGAGTACGGCATGCTGCCGCGCGCCACCTCGGAGCGCACCCGCCGCGAGGCCACCAACGCCTCGGGGCAGGGCGGCCGCACCATGGAGA is a window encoding:
- the murI gene encoding glutamate racemase, producing the protein MGPIGVFDSGMGGLTVLRELRRRLPAEDFLYFGDTARVPYGTKGERTVRAFARQDASFLVSHGAKLVVVACNTASAFAIDDLQRTLPVPVLGVIDPGVATALARTRGGRIGVIATRGTVESGRYQQQLSAQVGPERVLARACPLFVPLAEEGMVDHPITRLVAWEYLAPLRDAEVDTLILGCTHYPLLKRIISEFMGPQTVLVDSAEALAEAASRTLVEAGLQRDAGGPPGRMEFYLSDIPWMFQETGARFLGHPIDSVQTVNVNEADWDGHLDLAGKDAP